In Felis catus isolate Fca126 chromosome A2, F.catus_Fca126_mat1.0, whole genome shotgun sequence, the following proteins share a genomic window:
- the FBXW9 gene encoding F-box/WD repeat-containing protein 9 isoform X1 — translation MELPPGPRDDPRAWDDDSDPEPEPDPDAQAEAYVARVLSPPKVGQALPRAPLLSAPVASPGALEPRAASKGPPVGVPGLLSLPPELLLEICAYLDARLVLHVLPRVCHTLRDLVRDHVTWRLRAQRRVRAPYPVVEEEDFDWPTACIELEQHLSRWAEDGRWAEYFCLADGHFASIDSVLLLQGGTLCLSGSRDRNVNLWDLRQLGVEPSRVLVKALGTQKNSTHKGDDRRSGPQGWVWSLAALDHRVCSGSWDSTVKLWDMAADGQQFGEIKGKAAVLCLSYRPDILVTGTYDKKVTVYDPRAGPALLKSRRLHSSAVLALLADDRHIISGSEDHTLVVFDRRANSVLQRLQLDSYLLCMSYREPQLWAGDNQGLLHVFANHSGCFQLVRSFDVGHRSQITGIKHSLGALYTTSTDKTIRVHVPTDPPRTICTRSHNNVLNGICAEGNLVVAASGGLSLEVWRLQA, via the exons ATGGAGCTTCCCCCAGGGCCTCGCGACGATCCCCGCGCCTGGGACGATGACTCGGACCCGGAGCCGGAGCCCGACCCCGACGCGCAGGCCGAGGCTTACGTGGCCCGCGTGCTCAGTCCGCCGAAAGTCGGGCAGGCGCTCCCGCGCGCGCCTTTGCTGTCGGCTCCGGTCGCGTCCCCTGGCGCCCTGGAGCCGCGGGCGGCGTCCAAGGGTCCGCCCGTGGGCGTCCCGGGCCTGCTGAGCCTTCCTCCGGAGCTGCTGCTCGAGATCTGCGCCTACCTAGACGCGCGTCTGGTGCTCCACGTCCTGCCGCGCGTGTGCCACACGCTGCGCGACCTCGTGCGTGACCATGTCACCTGGAGACTACGCGCGCAGCGCCGCGTACGCGCGCCCTACCCAGTGGTGGAAG AGGAGGACTTTGACTGGCCGACGGCCTGCATTGAGCTGGAGCAACACCTGTCGCGCTGGGCCGAGGACGGGCGCTGGGCTGAGTACTTCTGCCTGGCCGACGGACACTTTGCTTCCATCGACTCCGTGCTGCTGCTCCAG GGTGGGACGCTTTGTCTGTCAGGCTCCCGAGATCGCAACGTCAACCTGTGGGACCTGCGGCAGCTCGGGGTGGAGCCCAGCCGAGTTCTAGTCAAGGCCCTGGGCACCCAGAAGAACAGCACCCACAAG GGGGATGATCGCAGGTCTGGTCCGCAGGGCTGGGTGTGGTCGCTGGCAGCGCTGGACCACCGCGTGTGCTCCGGTTCCTGGGACAGCACGGTGAAGCTCTGGGACATGGCGGCAGACGGGCAGCAGTTCGGCGAGATAAA GGGCAAGGCGGCCGTGCTGTGTTTGTCCTACCGGCCTGACATCCTGGTGACTGGCACCTATGACAAGAAGGTGACCGTCTACGACCCCAGAG CGGGCCCGGCGCTGCTGAAGAGCAGGCGGCTGCACTCCAGCGCGGTGCTGGCGCTGCTGGCGGACGACCGTCACATCATCTCGGGCAGCGAGGACCACACACTCGTGGTGTTCGACCGCCGGGCCAACAGCGTCCTGCAGCGACTGCAG CTGGATTCCTACCTGCTCTGCATGTCCTACCGGGAGCCCCAGCTCTGGGCTGGTGACAACCAGGGCCTGCTGCACGTCTTCGCCAACCACAGTGGCTGCTTCCAACTCGTCCGG TCCTTTGACGTGGGCCACAGGTCTCAGATCACAGGCATCAAACACTCACTGGGGGCCTTGTACACCACGTCCACCGACAAGACCATCCGG GTGCACGTGCCCACGGATCCACCGAGGACCATCTGCACCCGAAGCCACAACAATGTGCTAAACGGG aTTTGTGCCGAGGGCAACCTGGTGGTAGCTGCCTCTGGGGGTCTATCGCTGGAGGTCTGGCGGCTGCAGGCCTGA
- the FBXW9 gene encoding F-box/WD repeat-containing protein 9 isoform X2 produces the protein MELPPGPRDDPRAWDDDSDPEPEPDPDAQAEAYVARVLSPPKVGQALPRAPLLSAPVASPGALEPRAASKGPPVGVPGLLSLPPELLLEICAYLDARLVLHVLPRVCHTLRDLVRDHVTWRLRAQRRVRAPYPVVEEEDFDWPTACIELEQHLSRWAEDGRWAEYFCLADGHFASIDSVLLLQGGTLCLSGSRDRNVNLWDLRQLGVEPSRVLVKALGTQKNSTHKGWVWSLAALDHRVCSGSWDSTVKLWDMAADGQQFGEIKGKAAVLCLSYRPDILVTGTYDKKVTVYDPRAGPALLKSRRLHSSAVLALLADDRHIISGSEDHTLVVFDRRANSVLQRLQLDSYLLCMSYREPQLWAGDNQGLLHVFANHSGCFQLVRSFDVGHRSQITGIKHSLGALYTTSTDKTIRVHVPTDPPRTICTRSHNNVLNGICAEGNLVVAASGGLSLEVWRLQA, from the exons ATGGAGCTTCCCCCAGGGCCTCGCGACGATCCCCGCGCCTGGGACGATGACTCGGACCCGGAGCCGGAGCCCGACCCCGACGCGCAGGCCGAGGCTTACGTGGCCCGCGTGCTCAGTCCGCCGAAAGTCGGGCAGGCGCTCCCGCGCGCGCCTTTGCTGTCGGCTCCGGTCGCGTCCCCTGGCGCCCTGGAGCCGCGGGCGGCGTCCAAGGGTCCGCCCGTGGGCGTCCCGGGCCTGCTGAGCCTTCCTCCGGAGCTGCTGCTCGAGATCTGCGCCTACCTAGACGCGCGTCTGGTGCTCCACGTCCTGCCGCGCGTGTGCCACACGCTGCGCGACCTCGTGCGTGACCATGTCACCTGGAGACTACGCGCGCAGCGCCGCGTACGCGCGCCCTACCCAGTGGTGGAAG AGGAGGACTTTGACTGGCCGACGGCCTGCATTGAGCTGGAGCAACACCTGTCGCGCTGGGCCGAGGACGGGCGCTGGGCTGAGTACTTCTGCCTGGCCGACGGACACTTTGCTTCCATCGACTCCGTGCTGCTGCTCCAG GGTGGGACGCTTTGTCTGTCAGGCTCCCGAGATCGCAACGTCAACCTGTGGGACCTGCGGCAGCTCGGGGTGGAGCCCAGCCGAGTTCTAGTCAAGGCCCTGGGCACCCAGAAGAACAGCACCCACAAG GGCTGGGTGTGGTCGCTGGCAGCGCTGGACCACCGCGTGTGCTCCGGTTCCTGGGACAGCACGGTGAAGCTCTGGGACATGGCGGCAGACGGGCAGCAGTTCGGCGAGATAAA GGGCAAGGCGGCCGTGCTGTGTTTGTCCTACCGGCCTGACATCCTGGTGACTGGCACCTATGACAAGAAGGTGACCGTCTACGACCCCAGAG CGGGCCCGGCGCTGCTGAAGAGCAGGCGGCTGCACTCCAGCGCGGTGCTGGCGCTGCTGGCGGACGACCGTCACATCATCTCGGGCAGCGAGGACCACACACTCGTGGTGTTCGACCGCCGGGCCAACAGCGTCCTGCAGCGACTGCAG CTGGATTCCTACCTGCTCTGCATGTCCTACCGGGAGCCCCAGCTCTGGGCTGGTGACAACCAGGGCCTGCTGCACGTCTTCGCCAACCACAGTGGCTGCTTCCAACTCGTCCGG TCCTTTGACGTGGGCCACAGGTCTCAGATCACAGGCATCAAACACTCACTGGGGGCCTTGTACACCACGTCCACCGACAAGACCATCCGG GTGCACGTGCCCACGGATCCACCGAGGACCATCTGCACCCGAAGCCACAACAATGTGCTAAACGGG aTTTGTGCCGAGGGCAACCTGGTGGTAGCTGCCTCTGGGGGTCTATCGCTGGAGGTCTGGCGGCTGCAGGCCTGA
- the TNPO2 gene encoding transportin-2 isoform X3 — MDWQPDEQGLQQVLQLLKDSQSPNTATQRIVQDKLKQLNQFPDFNNYLIFVLTRLKSEDEPTRSLSGLILKNNVKAHYQSFPPPVADFIKQECLNNIGDASSLIRATIGILITTIASKGELQMWPELLPQLCNLLNSEDYNTCEGAFGALQKICEDSSELLDSDALNRPLNIMIPKFLQFFKHCSPKIRSHAIACVNQFIMDRAQALMDNIDTFIEHLFALAVDDDPEVRKNVCRALVMLLEVRIDRLIPHMHSIIQYMLQRTQDHDENVALEACEFWLTLAEQPICKEVLASHLVQLIPILVNGMKYSEIDIILLKGDVEEDEAVPDSEQDIKPRFHKSRTVTLPHEAERPDGSEDAEDDDDDDALSDWNLRKCSAAALDVLANVFREELLPHLLPLLKGLLFHPEWVVKESGILVLGAIAEGCMQGMVPYLPELIPHLIQCLSDKKALVRSIACWTLSRYAHWVVSQPPDMHLKPLMTELLKRILDGNKRVQEAACSAFATLEEEACTELVPYLSYILDTLVFAFGKYQHKNLLILYDAIGTLADSVGHHLNQPEYIQKLMPPLIQKWNELKDEDKDLFPLLECLSSVATALQSGFLPYCEPVYQRCVTLVQKTLAQAMMYTQHPEQYEAPDKDFMIVALDLLSGLAEGLGGHVEQLVARSNIMTLLFQCMQDSMPEVRQSSFALLGDLTKACFIHVKPCIAEFMPILGTNLNPEFISVCNNATWAIGEICMQMGAEMQPYVQMVLNNLVEIINRPNTPKTLLENTAITIGRLGYVCPQEVAPMLQQFIRPWCTSLRNIRDNEEKDSAFRGICMMIGVNPGGVVQDFIFFCDAVASWVSPKDDLRDMFYKILHGFKDQVGEENWQQFSEQFPPLLKERLAAFYGVSVCVVGGVAGEHAASGSRRALVEGG, encoded by the exons ATGGACTGGCAGCCAGATGAGCAGGGCCTGCAGCAGGTCCTGCAGCTGCTCAAAGACTCGCAGTCGCCAAACACAGCCACGCAGCGCATCGTGCAGGat AAACTCAAACAACTGAACCAGTTTCCCGACTTCAACAACTACCTGATCTTTGTCCTGACCAGACTCAAGTCGGAAG ACGAGCCGACTCGGTCCCTCAGCGGTCTCATCCTCAAGAACAACGTGAAGGCACATTACCAGAGCTTTCCGCCACCCGTGGCCGACTTCATCAAACAGGAGTGTCTCAACAACATTGGCGATGCCTCCTCACTCATCCGAGCCACCATAG GCATTCTCATCACCACCATCGCTTCCAAGGGCGAGCTGCAGATGTGGCCCGAGCTGCTGCCCCAGCTGTGCAACCTGCTCAACTCGGAAGATTACAACACTTGTGAG GGGGCCTTCGGAGCCCTGCAGAAGATCTGCGAAGACTCATCTGAGCTCCTGGACAGCGATGCCCTCAACAGGCCCCTCAACATCATGATCCCCAAGTTCTTACAGTTCTTCAAGCACTGCAGCCCAAAGATCCG gtCCCATGCCATAGCCTGTGTGAACCAGTTCATCATGGACCGGGCCCAGGCGCTGATGGACAACATCGACACCTTCATCGAG CACCTGTTCGCCCTGGCCGTGGACGACGACCCTGAGGTGCGGAAGAACGTGTGCCGTGCCCTGGTGATGCTGCTGGAAGTGCGGATCGACAGGCTCATCCCCCACATGCACAGCATCATCCAG TACATGCTGCAGAGGACCCAGGACCACGATGAGAACGTGGCTCTGGAGGCCTGTGAGTTCTGGCTGACGCTGGCCGAGCAGCCCATCTGCAAGGAAGTCCTGGCCTCCCACCTGGTCCA GTTGATCCCCATCCTGGTAAACGGGATGAAGTACTCAGAAATCGACATCATTCTGCTCAAG GGGGACGTGGAAGAGGACGAGGCGGTCCCCGACAGCGAGCAGGACATCAAGCCACGTTTCCATAAGTCGCGCACAGTGACGCTGCCCCATGAGGCCGAGCGGCCTGATGGCTCGGAGGATGCAGAGGACGATGACGACGACGATGCTTTGTCCGACTGGAATCTGA GGAAGTGCTCGGCAGCTGCACTGGACGTCCTGGCCAACGTCTTCCGGGAGGAGCTGCTACCCCACCTTCTCCCCCTGCTCAAGGGGCTCCTTTTCCACCCTGAGTGGGTGGTCAAAGAGTCGGGCATCCTGGTGCTGGGCGCCATCGCGGAGG GCTGCATGCAGGGCATGGTGCCCTACCTGCCCGAGCTGATCCCGCACCTCATCCAGTGCCTGTCGGACAAGAAGGCCCTGGTCCGCTCCATTGCCTGCTGGACGCTGAGCCGCTATGCCCACTGGGTGGTCAGTCAGCCACCTGACATGCACCTCAAGCCTCTGATGACAGAGCTGCTCAAGCGCATCCTGGATGGCAACAAGAGGGTGCAGGAGGCGGCCTGCAG tGCCTTCGCCaccctggaggaggaggcctgCACAGAGCTGGTACCCTACCTCAGCTATATCCTCGACACCCTCGTCTTCGCCTTCGGCAAGTACCAGCACAAGAACCTGCTCATCCTCTACGACGCCATCGGCACCCTGGCTGACTCTGTGGGCCACCACCTCAACCAGCCG GAATACATCCAGAAGCTGATGCCTCCGCTGATCCAGAAGTGGAACGAGCTCAAGGATGAAGACAAGGACCTCTTCCCTCTGCTAGAG TGCCTGTCATCGGTGGCCACCGCCCTGCAGAGCGGCTTCCTGCCCTACTGTGAGCCAGTCTACCAGCGCTGCGTCACCCTGGTGCAGAAGACCCTGGCCCAGGCCATG ATGTACACCCAGCACCCTGAGCAGTATGAGGCCCCCGACAAGGACTTCATGATCGTGGCACTGGACCTGCTCAGCGGCCTGGCCGAGGGCCTGGGCGGCCACGTGGAACAGCTGGTGGCCCGCAGCAACATCATGACGCTGCTCTTCCAGTGCATGCAG GACTCCATGCCTGAGGTCCGGCAGAGTTCCTTCGCCCTCCTGGGAGATCTCACCAAAGCCTGCTTCATCCACGTCAAGCCCTGTATCG CCGAGTTCATGCCCATCCTGGGCACCAACCTGAACCCTGAGTTCATCTCTGTCTGCAACAATGCCACCTGGGCCATCGGCGAGATCTGCATGCAGATGG GGGCAGAGATGCAGCCCTACGTGCAGATGGTCCTCAACAACCTGGTGGAGATCATCAACCGGCCCAACACCCCCAAGACGCTGCTGGAAAACACAG CCATCACCATCGGCCGCCTGGGCTACGTGTGCCCACAGGAGGTGGCACCCATGCTGCAGCAGTTCATCCGGCCTTG GTGCACGTCCCTCAGGAACATCAGGGACAACGAGGAGAAGGACTCGGCCTTCCGAGGCATCTGCATGATGATAGGCGTCAACCCCGGGGGCGTCGTGCAG gactttattttcttctgcgaCGCCGTGGCTTCCTGGGTGAGCCCGAAGGATGACCTTCGGGACATGTTTTATAAG ATTCTCCACGGCTTCAAAGACCAAGTCGGGGAGGAGAACTGGCAGCAGTTTTCTGAGCAGTTCCCGCCTCTGCTCAAGGAGAGGCTGGCCGCCTTCTATGGG GTTTCTGTCTGCGTCGTTGGAGGGGTTGCTGGGGAGCACGCTGCGTCCGGAAGTCGCCGTGCCCTGGTCGAGGGGGGTTAG
- the TNPO2 gene encoding transportin-2 isoform X1, whose translation MDWQPDEQGLQQVLQLLKDSQSPNTATQRIVQDKLKQLNQFPDFNNYLIFVLTRLKSEDEPTRSLSGLILKNNVKAHYQSFPPPVADFIKQECLNNIGDASSLIRATIGILITTIASKGELQMWPELLPQLCNLLNSEDYNTCEGAFGALQKICEDSSELLDSDALNRPLNIMIPKFLQFFKHCSPKIRSHAIACVNQFIMDRAQALMDNIDTFIEHLFALAVDDDPEVRKNVCRALVMLLEVRIDRLIPHMHSIIQYMLQRTQDHDENVALEACEFWLTLAEQPICKEVLASHLVQLIPILVNGMKYSEIDIILLKGDVEEDEAVPDSEQDIKPRFHKSRTVTLPHEAERPDGSEDAEDDDDDDALSDWNLRKCSAAALDVLANVFREELLPHLLPLLKGLLFHPEWVVKESGILVLGAIAEGCMQGMVPYLPELIPHLIQCLSDKKALVRSIACWTLSRYAHWVVSQPPDMHLKPLMTELLKRILDGNKRVQEAACSAFATLEEEACTELVPYLSYILDTLVFAFGKYQHKNLLILYDAIGTLADSVGHHLNQPEYIQKLMPPLIQKWNELKDEDKDLFPLLECLSSVATALQSGFLPYCEPVYQRCVTLVQKTLAQAMMYTQHPEQYEAPDKDFMIVALDLLSGLAEGLGGHVEQLVARSNIMTLLFQCMQDSMPEVRQSSFALLGDLTKACFIHVKPCIAEFMPILGTNLNPEFISVCNNATWAIGEICMQMGAEMQPYVQMVLNNLVEIINRPNTPKTLLENTGRLTSPSAIPAITIGRLGYVCPQEVAPMLQQFIRPWCTSLRNIRDNEEKDSAFRGICMMIGVNPGGVVQDFIFFCDAVASWVSPKDDLRDMFYKILHGFKDQVGEENWQQFSEQFPPLLKERLAAFYGV comes from the exons ATGGACTGGCAGCCAGATGAGCAGGGCCTGCAGCAGGTCCTGCAGCTGCTCAAAGACTCGCAGTCGCCAAACACAGCCACGCAGCGCATCGTGCAGGat AAACTCAAACAACTGAACCAGTTTCCCGACTTCAACAACTACCTGATCTTTGTCCTGACCAGACTCAAGTCGGAAG ACGAGCCGACTCGGTCCCTCAGCGGTCTCATCCTCAAGAACAACGTGAAGGCACATTACCAGAGCTTTCCGCCACCCGTGGCCGACTTCATCAAACAGGAGTGTCTCAACAACATTGGCGATGCCTCCTCACTCATCCGAGCCACCATAG GCATTCTCATCACCACCATCGCTTCCAAGGGCGAGCTGCAGATGTGGCCCGAGCTGCTGCCCCAGCTGTGCAACCTGCTCAACTCGGAAGATTACAACACTTGTGAG GGGGCCTTCGGAGCCCTGCAGAAGATCTGCGAAGACTCATCTGAGCTCCTGGACAGCGATGCCCTCAACAGGCCCCTCAACATCATGATCCCCAAGTTCTTACAGTTCTTCAAGCACTGCAGCCCAAAGATCCG gtCCCATGCCATAGCCTGTGTGAACCAGTTCATCATGGACCGGGCCCAGGCGCTGATGGACAACATCGACACCTTCATCGAG CACCTGTTCGCCCTGGCCGTGGACGACGACCCTGAGGTGCGGAAGAACGTGTGCCGTGCCCTGGTGATGCTGCTGGAAGTGCGGATCGACAGGCTCATCCCCCACATGCACAGCATCATCCAG TACATGCTGCAGAGGACCCAGGACCACGATGAGAACGTGGCTCTGGAGGCCTGTGAGTTCTGGCTGACGCTGGCCGAGCAGCCCATCTGCAAGGAAGTCCTGGCCTCCCACCTGGTCCA GTTGATCCCCATCCTGGTAAACGGGATGAAGTACTCAGAAATCGACATCATTCTGCTCAAG GGGGACGTGGAAGAGGACGAGGCGGTCCCCGACAGCGAGCAGGACATCAAGCCACGTTTCCATAAGTCGCGCACAGTGACGCTGCCCCATGAGGCCGAGCGGCCTGATGGCTCGGAGGATGCAGAGGACGATGACGACGACGATGCTTTGTCCGACTGGAATCTGA GGAAGTGCTCGGCAGCTGCACTGGACGTCCTGGCCAACGTCTTCCGGGAGGAGCTGCTACCCCACCTTCTCCCCCTGCTCAAGGGGCTCCTTTTCCACCCTGAGTGGGTGGTCAAAGAGTCGGGCATCCTGGTGCTGGGCGCCATCGCGGAGG GCTGCATGCAGGGCATGGTGCCCTACCTGCCCGAGCTGATCCCGCACCTCATCCAGTGCCTGTCGGACAAGAAGGCCCTGGTCCGCTCCATTGCCTGCTGGACGCTGAGCCGCTATGCCCACTGGGTGGTCAGTCAGCCACCTGACATGCACCTCAAGCCTCTGATGACAGAGCTGCTCAAGCGCATCCTGGATGGCAACAAGAGGGTGCAGGAGGCGGCCTGCAG tGCCTTCGCCaccctggaggaggaggcctgCACAGAGCTGGTACCCTACCTCAGCTATATCCTCGACACCCTCGTCTTCGCCTTCGGCAAGTACCAGCACAAGAACCTGCTCATCCTCTACGACGCCATCGGCACCCTGGCTGACTCTGTGGGCCACCACCTCAACCAGCCG GAATACATCCAGAAGCTGATGCCTCCGCTGATCCAGAAGTGGAACGAGCTCAAGGATGAAGACAAGGACCTCTTCCCTCTGCTAGAG TGCCTGTCATCGGTGGCCACCGCCCTGCAGAGCGGCTTCCTGCCCTACTGTGAGCCAGTCTACCAGCGCTGCGTCACCCTGGTGCAGAAGACCCTGGCCCAGGCCATG ATGTACACCCAGCACCCTGAGCAGTATGAGGCCCCCGACAAGGACTTCATGATCGTGGCACTGGACCTGCTCAGCGGCCTGGCCGAGGGCCTGGGCGGCCACGTGGAACAGCTGGTGGCCCGCAGCAACATCATGACGCTGCTCTTCCAGTGCATGCAG GACTCCATGCCTGAGGTCCGGCAGAGTTCCTTCGCCCTCCTGGGAGATCTCACCAAAGCCTGCTTCATCCACGTCAAGCCCTGTATCG CCGAGTTCATGCCCATCCTGGGCACCAACCTGAACCCTGAGTTCATCTCTGTCTGCAACAATGCCACCTGGGCCATCGGCGAGATCTGCATGCAGATGG GGGCAGAGATGCAGCCCTACGTGCAGATGGTCCTCAACAACCTGGTGGAGATCATCAACCGGCCCAACACCCCCAAGACGCTGCTGGAAAACACAG GTCGCCTGACGAGTCCCTCTGCCATTCCAGCCATCACCATCGGCCGCCTGGGCTACGTGTGCCCACAGGAGGTGGCACCCATGCTGCAGCAGTTCATCCGGCCTTG GTGCACGTCCCTCAGGAACATCAGGGACAACGAGGAGAAGGACTCGGCCTTCCGAGGCATCTGCATGATGATAGGCGTCAACCCCGGGGGCGTCGTGCAG gactttattttcttctgcgaCGCCGTGGCTTCCTGGGTGAGCCCGAAGGATGACCTTCGGGACATGTTTTATAAG ATTCTCCACGGCTTCAAAGACCAAGTCGGGGAGGAGAACTGGCAGCAGTTTTCTGAGCAGTTCCCGCCTCTGCTCAAGGAGAGGCTGGCCGCCTTCTATGGGGTCTAG
- the TNPO2 gene encoding transportin-2 isoform X2: MDWQPDEQGLQQVLQLLKDSQSPNTATQRIVQDKLKQLNQFPDFNNYLIFVLTRLKSEDEPTRSLSGLILKNNVKAHYQSFPPPVADFIKQECLNNIGDASSLIRATIGILITTIASKGELQMWPELLPQLCNLLNSEDYNTCEGAFGALQKICEDSSELLDSDALNRPLNIMIPKFLQFFKHCSPKIRSHAIACVNQFIMDRAQALMDNIDTFIEHLFALAVDDDPEVRKNVCRALVMLLEVRIDRLIPHMHSIIQYMLQRTQDHDENVALEACEFWLTLAEQPICKEVLASHLVQLIPILVNGMKYSEIDIILLKGDVEEDEAVPDSEQDIKPRFHKSRTVTLPHEAERPDGSEDAEDDDDDDALSDWNLRKCSAAALDVLANVFREELLPHLLPLLKGLLFHPEWVVKESGILVLGAIAEGCMQGMVPYLPELIPHLIQCLSDKKALVRSIACWTLSRYAHWVVSQPPDMHLKPLMTELLKRILDGNKRVQEAACSAFATLEEEACTELVPYLSYILDTLVFAFGKYQHKNLLILYDAIGTLADSVGHHLNQPEYIQKLMPPLIQKWNELKDEDKDLFPLLECLSSVATALQSGFLPYCEPVYQRCVTLVQKTLAQAMMYTQHPEQYEAPDKDFMIVALDLLSGLAEGLGGHVEQLVARSNIMTLLFQCMQDSMPEVRQSSFALLGDLTKACFIHVKPCIAEFMPILGTNLNPEFISVCNNATWAIGEICMQMGAEMQPYVQMVLNNLVEIINRPNTPKTLLENTAITIGRLGYVCPQEVAPMLQQFIRPWCTSLRNIRDNEEKDSAFRGICMMIGVNPGGVVQDFIFFCDAVASWVSPKDDLRDMFYKILHGFKDQVGEENWQQFSEQFPPLLKERLAAFYGV, from the exons ATGGACTGGCAGCCAGATGAGCAGGGCCTGCAGCAGGTCCTGCAGCTGCTCAAAGACTCGCAGTCGCCAAACACAGCCACGCAGCGCATCGTGCAGGat AAACTCAAACAACTGAACCAGTTTCCCGACTTCAACAACTACCTGATCTTTGTCCTGACCAGACTCAAGTCGGAAG ACGAGCCGACTCGGTCCCTCAGCGGTCTCATCCTCAAGAACAACGTGAAGGCACATTACCAGAGCTTTCCGCCACCCGTGGCCGACTTCATCAAACAGGAGTGTCTCAACAACATTGGCGATGCCTCCTCACTCATCCGAGCCACCATAG GCATTCTCATCACCACCATCGCTTCCAAGGGCGAGCTGCAGATGTGGCCCGAGCTGCTGCCCCAGCTGTGCAACCTGCTCAACTCGGAAGATTACAACACTTGTGAG GGGGCCTTCGGAGCCCTGCAGAAGATCTGCGAAGACTCATCTGAGCTCCTGGACAGCGATGCCCTCAACAGGCCCCTCAACATCATGATCCCCAAGTTCTTACAGTTCTTCAAGCACTGCAGCCCAAAGATCCG gtCCCATGCCATAGCCTGTGTGAACCAGTTCATCATGGACCGGGCCCAGGCGCTGATGGACAACATCGACACCTTCATCGAG CACCTGTTCGCCCTGGCCGTGGACGACGACCCTGAGGTGCGGAAGAACGTGTGCCGTGCCCTGGTGATGCTGCTGGAAGTGCGGATCGACAGGCTCATCCCCCACATGCACAGCATCATCCAG TACATGCTGCAGAGGACCCAGGACCACGATGAGAACGTGGCTCTGGAGGCCTGTGAGTTCTGGCTGACGCTGGCCGAGCAGCCCATCTGCAAGGAAGTCCTGGCCTCCCACCTGGTCCA GTTGATCCCCATCCTGGTAAACGGGATGAAGTACTCAGAAATCGACATCATTCTGCTCAAG GGGGACGTGGAAGAGGACGAGGCGGTCCCCGACAGCGAGCAGGACATCAAGCCACGTTTCCATAAGTCGCGCACAGTGACGCTGCCCCATGAGGCCGAGCGGCCTGATGGCTCGGAGGATGCAGAGGACGATGACGACGACGATGCTTTGTCCGACTGGAATCTGA GGAAGTGCTCGGCAGCTGCACTGGACGTCCTGGCCAACGTCTTCCGGGAGGAGCTGCTACCCCACCTTCTCCCCCTGCTCAAGGGGCTCCTTTTCCACCCTGAGTGGGTGGTCAAAGAGTCGGGCATCCTGGTGCTGGGCGCCATCGCGGAGG GCTGCATGCAGGGCATGGTGCCCTACCTGCCCGAGCTGATCCCGCACCTCATCCAGTGCCTGTCGGACAAGAAGGCCCTGGTCCGCTCCATTGCCTGCTGGACGCTGAGCCGCTATGCCCACTGGGTGGTCAGTCAGCCACCTGACATGCACCTCAAGCCTCTGATGACAGAGCTGCTCAAGCGCATCCTGGATGGCAACAAGAGGGTGCAGGAGGCGGCCTGCAG tGCCTTCGCCaccctggaggaggaggcctgCACAGAGCTGGTACCCTACCTCAGCTATATCCTCGACACCCTCGTCTTCGCCTTCGGCAAGTACCAGCACAAGAACCTGCTCATCCTCTACGACGCCATCGGCACCCTGGCTGACTCTGTGGGCCACCACCTCAACCAGCCG GAATACATCCAGAAGCTGATGCCTCCGCTGATCCAGAAGTGGAACGAGCTCAAGGATGAAGACAAGGACCTCTTCCCTCTGCTAGAG TGCCTGTCATCGGTGGCCACCGCCCTGCAGAGCGGCTTCCTGCCCTACTGTGAGCCAGTCTACCAGCGCTGCGTCACCCTGGTGCAGAAGACCCTGGCCCAGGCCATG ATGTACACCCAGCACCCTGAGCAGTATGAGGCCCCCGACAAGGACTTCATGATCGTGGCACTGGACCTGCTCAGCGGCCTGGCCGAGGGCCTGGGCGGCCACGTGGAACAGCTGGTGGCCCGCAGCAACATCATGACGCTGCTCTTCCAGTGCATGCAG GACTCCATGCCTGAGGTCCGGCAGAGTTCCTTCGCCCTCCTGGGAGATCTCACCAAAGCCTGCTTCATCCACGTCAAGCCCTGTATCG CCGAGTTCATGCCCATCCTGGGCACCAACCTGAACCCTGAGTTCATCTCTGTCTGCAACAATGCCACCTGGGCCATCGGCGAGATCTGCATGCAGATGG GGGCAGAGATGCAGCCCTACGTGCAGATGGTCCTCAACAACCTGGTGGAGATCATCAACCGGCCCAACACCCCCAAGACGCTGCTGGAAAACACAG CCATCACCATCGGCCGCCTGGGCTACGTGTGCCCACAGGAGGTGGCACCCATGCTGCAGCAGTTCATCCGGCCTTG GTGCACGTCCCTCAGGAACATCAGGGACAACGAGGAGAAGGACTCGGCCTTCCGAGGCATCTGCATGATGATAGGCGTCAACCCCGGGGGCGTCGTGCAG gactttattttcttctgcgaCGCCGTGGCTTCCTGGGTGAGCCCGAAGGATGACCTTCGGGACATGTTTTATAAG ATTCTCCACGGCTTCAAAGACCAAGTCGGGGAGGAGAACTGGCAGCAGTTTTCTGAGCAGTTCCCGCCTCTGCTCAAGGAGAGGCTGGCCGCCTTCTATGGGGTCTAG